One Lutzomyia longipalpis isolate SR_M1_2022 chromosome 4, ASM2433408v1 DNA segment encodes these proteins:
- the LOC129796562 gene encoding transmembrane protein 68: MSPLQSQMEAQSNASFLRYFGDFLGQYIDLDYSIWLYRLLTPLVITFMLPLVFVGLIYFTSIFLYIYKLHRQIIMQAVSSDLDFWNVGRKIVSAVWDAHAWLYHGYEVNGLHHLPTEGPALIVYYHGAVPIDMYYFVARVLLAKDRLIYTVADRFLFKIPGWGIISDACKVSPGTIQSCTATLRDGNLLAISPGGVYEAQFGDNCYELLWKNRIGFAKVALEARVPIIPMFTQNLREAFRSVGIMRRWLIKFYNATHIPLRPIYGGFPVKLRTFLGPPIPYDPNLTPEELKQKTAFAIEELINKHQRIPGGIFHALLDRFSFLRKRKATD; this comes from the exons ATGAGTCCACTGCAATCCCAAATGGAAGCCCAAAGCAACGCGTCTTTCCTCAGATACTTTGGAGATTTTCTAG GTCAATACATCGATCTGGACTACTCAATATGGCTATATAGACTACTTACGCCCCTAGTAATCACCTTCATGCTACCCCTGGTGTTCGTTGGACTGATTTATTTcacttcaatttttctctacatttACAAATTGCACAG aCAAATCATCATGCAAGCAGTGTCTAGTGATCTGGACTTTTGGAACGTTGGTCGAAAAATTGTTTCCGCAGTCTGGGATGCCCATGCGTGGCTCTACCATGGCTATGAAGTTAATGGCCTGCACCATCTGCCGACTGAAGGACCAGCACTCATTGTCTACTACCATGGTGCCGTCCCCATTGATATGTACTACTTTGTTGCACGCGTTCTCCTAGCTAAAGATCGCTTAATTTACACCGTTGCTGATCGGTTTCTCTTTAAAATCCCTGGCTGGGGAATCATCAGTGATGCCTGCAAGGTAAGCCCTGGCACTATTCAATCGTGCACAGCAACACTACGTGATGGGAATCTTCTTGCCATCTCTCCGGGTGGTGTATACGAAGCCCAATTCGGTGATAACTGCTATGAATTACTGTGGAAAAATCGCATTGGATTTGCAAAAGTTGCCCTCGAGGCACGTGTCCCCATCATTCCTATGTTCACTCAAAATTTACGAGAAGCCTTCCGATCGGTGGGTATCATGAGGCGGTGGCTTATTAAATTCTACAATGCCACGCATATCCCCTTGAGACCGATTTATGGAGGTTTTCCCGTTAAATTACGTACCTTTCTGGGTCCACCTATTCCATATGATCCAAATCTCACGCCGGAAGAACTTAAGCAGAAGACTGCCTTTGCAATTGAGGAACTAATTAATAAACATCAGAGAATTCCTGGTGGGATTTTTCATGCTCTGCTCGATAG